One Podospora pseudopauciseta strain CBS 411.78 chromosome 4, whole genome shotgun sequence genomic window, ATCAACGCTTTTGATATCTCTAAACAGCCAGCCGCTTTTTATGTATCCCATCCCATTGTTGGTATCATATGCTATGcccatccaccccttcatctccatcctttcatctccatcctttcatctccatcccctcAAATCATCCCCAACATCTCCGCATAACTCCCCCATGCGCCCCCCAACTCTCGGCACAAATCCCCCGCCgtcctccccttcccatccttaATAAACctgacatcctcctcctgggGAACCGTCCCCCGTCTCGGCAGGCCCACACCCTCACAACTCTGCATCACCTGCTCTGGAAAAACAGAAGTGTGAACCCCGCTCTCGAGCCACAAAAGCAGCCAAAATacctcctcctgctcgttCTCAAGAGCGAGGTGCATCGCAGTCTTGGACTCGTTCAAAGGGTCCTGCCAGCAGAGGAGCTGAGGCAGAGAAAGGGTGATGTCCTCGTCAGCGTCGACATCAGCCAACAACTCAAGAATGCCGGCCGTGTCCCCCTCGCTGGCGAGGGTGTGGAGGGCTTTGGCGGGGCGGAACtgggggttggcggagaggTAGGCTTCTTCGGTtaggtgggggaggatgttgaggtttTCTTGGACGCCGCCTTCGTTGGTGTAGGTTGTGAGGATTTGGGCGGcttgggaggtggggaggaaggggttggtggaggagcctGAGGCGGAACCGGAAccggtgggggggttggaggggaggtagGTGGTGCAGGAGGGGCAgct contains:
- a CDS encoding hypothetical protein (COG:O; EggNog:ENOG503NWBU) yields the protein MGGELGSDLFRVMIQGLYCITSAKREVSISYHISLSLSTSSPHLTLPTTLISPPFTSNHPPKMSLCKSCHQPLILQFESDSEDESLAPPADQPPIPDDLHLPCQCHFHWQCLLDLSSTVALTLSCPSCTTYLPSNPPTGSGSASGSSTNPFLPTSQAAQILTTYTNEGGVQENLNILPHLTEEAYLSANPQFRPAKALHTLASEGDTAGILELLADVDADEDITLSLPQLLCWQDPLNESKTAMHLALENEQEEVFWLLLWLESGVHTSVFPEQVMQSCEGVGLPRRGTVPQEEDVRFIKDGKGRTAGDLCRELGGAWGSYAEMLGMI